The Lolium perenne isolate Kyuss_39 chromosome 6, Kyuss_2.0, whole genome shotgun sequence genome segment aataacggagagcatgcaagatcataaacaacacataagcatagctttgataatcaacataacaagtattctctattcatcggatcccaacaaacgcaacatatagaattacagatagatgatcttgatcatgttaggcagctcacaagatccgacaatgatagcacaatggggagaagacaaccatctagctactgctatggacccatagtccaggggtagactactcacacatcacaccggaggcgaccatggcggcgtagagtcctccgggagatgattcccctctccggcagggtgccggaggtgatctcctggatcccccgagatgggatcggcggcggcggcgtctctggaaggttttccgtatcgtggttctcggtactggggttttcgtcacggagactttttataggcgaaagggcaggtcaagaggcggcacgggggtcccacaccacagggccgcgcggccaagggggggggggccgcgccgccctagggtgtggcccctccgtggcccctcttcgtctctccttcggacttctggaagcttcgtgagaaaataggcccctgggctttgatttcgtccaattccgagaatatttccttactaggattcgaaaccaaaacaagcagaaacaaagaatcggcacttcggcatcttgttaataggttagttccagaaaatgcacgaatatgacataaagtgtgcataaaacatgtagataacatcaataatgtggcatggaacataagaaattatcgatacgtcggagacgtatcaatgatctcatggtcataaggactaggtaactatgtatcgaaagcttatagcaaataacttaatgacgtgatcttatgctacgcttaattgggtgtgtccattacattattcatataatgatataaccttgtcattaataacatccaatgttcatgattatgaaactaatcatctattaatcaacaagctagttaagaggcttactagggactcatttgtttgtttacataacacacatgtatcaatgtttcggttaatacaattatagcatggtatataaacatttatcataaacataaagatatataataaccacttttattattgcctcttgggcatatctccaacacttttTTGGAGGTAATCATACGGTAAGATGTACGTGCGTTCATGAAAGTAAGTTTATGTACGTATTTGCAAGCATTTACATAAgtaatttattttaaaaaaatcatttGACACATGGAATGACCGAAAagcaacataaaaaaattagatgATAAAAAAACTGAAACCACATTCGTTGGGAGGATTTGGTTCTTGTTCCTATCAGCAAAAAAAAATTCTGGCGGGCGAACTGTAAAAGAAAACCTTGAAGTATACTTGACCATGTGTCGGACCGACGAAAGCCCAACGCTGGAAAATCAAGCCCAAGCTCGACCCGACCCGATCAAATACCCAGAAAGCCCTCGGGCCATAGTGTTAAATGTGGTTTTTGGGCTACCCATGCCTGGCACGCCTCAGCTGTcggcaaaacctatacaccgaccaggtcggtggctaccggccaccgcacaccccctggtcgggtatgggccaAGCCCATTTGGGTCTGTTTAGCCTGTGCATTCGTTtttgctttttctttttcttttctggtttctttttctgttttctgttttctgttttcttttcttttttctgtttttagttttgtttaaatttttttagattcgaaaattttaatttttataaattgttcaaattgaagaaaaaattaaaaaatgttcaaatttgaaaaccgttcaaatttaaaaactgttcaaatttaaaaaacgttcaaatatgaaatttgttcaaattcaaaagttgtttaaaattttaaaatgttaaatttaaaatttgttcaaatttaaaaaatgttcaaatgtaaaatttgttcaaatttaaaatttgttcacatcgaaaattgttcaaagtagaaaattgttcaaattaaaaaatgttcaaattagaaaatagtttaaacttaaaattgttcagattagaaaattgttgaaacttaaaattattcaaatttaaaatttgttccaatttgaaaattgttcaatttttttaaaaaaaagcgAAAATCTTTTAAAAATTATTCAAAGCAGAGATGCTCAATTTAAAATTTTAAAGTATTCAGATTTTGataattttttatttttcaaaaataTTAAAATAGTAAAAATttaacaaatagaaaagaaacgaAAAAAGAAAATCCTACATGTTTCTGTTGGGCCGGGCCCAGTAAGCCACGCCGGGGGCGTACATTCATCCGAACAACGATCAAACTAAATGCGCCGAGCCCATATACGCCCGGGGGGGAGGGGGTGTGCGGTGCGTTCCCCCGCACCGACCAGCTCGGCGTATAGGAGCTCCCCAGCTGTCGGGCGAACATTTTCAGGCTCAGGTCTGGCTTTTTCGGGCCGGGTTGCCCATGGCCAGGGCTACCTCAAGTCTCGAAGTCAAACAAGTAGGATCCAATAATTTCGGCCCAATAGCACATGAAGGTCCATGGAAATTGAAGCCCTAAATCTGAGGCTGCTTCCTCTTCCACGGTTCCTCTCCGGCTCTCCCAGTCTTCCTCCACTACTGCAGCGAGAGGCGCGGCGCGGCGATGGCGACGAAGCTGAAGGACGTCTTCGGGCAGATACTGGGCAAGGTTCGCCGGATCATCCCCACTAGACGCCCTAATTGCTCCTCTCATGGTCTCGTTTCGTCCCTCCTAGTGCCGTTCACCTGTGGGAATGACGGGGGTTTCTTTCGCAATTGCAGAGGGGGGAGGCGGTCCGGGAGCTGAATGTCTCCATGCGGGCCAAGGTTCGCAAGAGGCGCGCATCGCCGCTGCCCTACTCTTCTTCTTGTTTCGGTTGATGGTTTCTTGATCTGGGTGCGCTACTGGTGCTTCAGGGGAACATGACCCAACGGCAGGACACGATGCTCCGGGCCTGCTCGATCTTCACCAACATGAGCTACACCGTGGCCACTTCGCTGGTCGGCTTCACTACATCGTTTGCTGCCGCTCAAGGTAAACAACCCCCCATTCGATCTGTGAGGCCGTTAATTGGCTTACAAATTGCAATAGTGCTGAATGAGAAACAGTCGGTTAACCTGTTGTTATAGCTTAGCCTGCAGCGTAAGCTATTGCCACTTCGTAGAGTTGTGCTATGAATTTGAGTGTGTTCTCAAATGATGGAAATTGTGCTTTATTAGAATAAAACTAGAGTGCCATCTGTTTCGAGTCCCCTCTTGATGTCTTCTATGCAAGAGCCAGTCCAGAACAGTTTGTGGAAAATACAGCACCGACACATGGCAACGTTATGGCAATATGATGTTCGGTTTTGCTAAATTTGACTACGTCGCCTGAGGTTTTCTTATGTCTAAGTCTACACCCTGAGCAGTATAGTGCCTCTGCGTTGAGATTTGTGCAGGGGTTGCGGGAAATTAATATTAGACCGGATGGCTTGCATCATCTACTTAGTCATAAGAAATTCTTAGTCAACTTATGGACAATCTCAGTTGATGTGGTATGTATATAGTAATGTGTAATAGATCTTAACATAATCGTCTATGTTAAACGTGCCAAACACTGAAACACTGTAGAAATCATAAAGAGTTGTGCATGTCTAATTCAGTAATTCTCGTTTCCTTACACCAACCATATTATGGTGTGGCGTTATGCCAATAGTAGTATTTATCAAGCATGCACATGGAAACCTTCTGGCAGCCCAACAGCCTAgagtgattttttaaattttacaTCATAAAAATAGAGGTGAGGATATGTAAAAACTGATATACAACTGTTAGATAGTGACAGTTTTCTCTGATGTGCCATGTGCTCTCCGATGAACTGTGTTGTTCAAATTGCAAGATATTCCTCTGTTCCCTTTTCCTGGCCAGTACACACCGTTCTTCTTTTGATATTAACAAGTGCTTGAGCGTACCTGAGAAATTGGTGGCCCAGTGCAAAATCTAAAATTAAGCCCTTAGTCTTACCTACTTAGGAAAACATAGTGTTCATACCACACTACAATGCTCTCTACTAATTACATCTTGTAATCAGTTGATCTTGCCACCTTAATTTCTAATCTATGTATCTTAATGTTGTATTTTAGCAAATTCACTACTCTTAAGTTCCACCTCAAGACAATTGCAAGAAGACATGAAGCTCTTATTATGGAGTGCAGTGTTGGGAAGTAGACAAAAGATAAAATGtccaatcacatgcttgcaattCATCCAGAAAATCTAGAGCTTCTTTATATCGCaagagtgaaaagtatatgaATGGAAAAACAAATTGACAGCACTACATAACGGTCTTGAAAGAGTCCCATTAAACTTGGGCACATGTAAGGAATCTGTATACATCTAACTTTTTTTAAGTATCAGAACCATGCATACATTTTGTGAAGATCCTACCATGGCCTTCAAATAGGTTCTGGGGAAAGATAATAAATACTCCCTTGTCCCATCatataagatgttattacaaGCAATATAGGAGTATAATGGTTGTAATGACGTCTTATATTATGGGTCAGAGGGGAGTAAAAAATTACCTGATTTTATACTTTTTGTTTTGAATCTACAGTTCGCATGTTGCTATTTTTTCTCCGTGTAACCACAATTTACTGGTGAGAGCTTGGCAAGAGAAACGTGGACATGAATTTAACCTTTTGCTCTTGGCTGCATCTTCTACACTCAAGTTATCTTATTTTAGTTTAATTTGCACAAACGCGCATGATCAAGAACCAAAACAAGCCTCAGGGCACATAAAACGTCTGGTTATTTGCTGCACAATAATTGAACTAATATTTAATTTAGCCTAACTAATATATATTCTCAAGAAAAATCGCTGGCCTAATTTCTTGGGAGGCATGTGTGGGTGCTCACCCTGCATGTGCCATGATACATGCCAAGTGTTGTCAGTAAACAATGCTATGTATTTTGTCGTTCTTATTACTTAAAAGGATATTGATGTGCCTATTTATGTTATTATGTATGCCTGCAACACCTTGCCTCTGTTTTATAAACCATTGTGGCCTGTAGTTTGGGTTGTGGCATGTATCATGTGCCATGATACATGCCAAGTGTTGTCAGTAAACAATGTTATCTATTTTGTCGTTCTTATTACTTAAAAAGGATATTGATGTGCCTATTTATGTTATTATGTATGCCTGCAACACCTTGCCTCTGTTTTATAAACCATTGTGCCATGTAGTTTGGGTCGTATATGCGTCGTTTGAGCTTATCCGTATTCTATTAATACGTAAGTGGCTTTTCTTTAGAAGTAACACCTATTTCCTTTCGAATAAATTGAAACAGATTACTTTCAGTGCAAATCAAACTTCTGTGATTAAATTATGCTGCAAATACTGTCACTGTTGAGCTTCCTGTCAGGGACTTGCTGTTGGTACCACACATGCTTACATATTTTTTTCTGTTTTGCAGTACATAAAATTGTTGGAGGTCAACCTGTGCCTCGACTATTAAGGCTTGGAGTGAGTGCTGGTAAGGCTATGAACCTGGTACTGGCCCTTGTGTTGGAAGTGGCATTCAAATGCATAGTCAAGCTATATATTTTCCAGTTCTTAAAATATACGGTCGATGGTACAACTTTCCGACCATTCCCAGAGCTAGTAAATCTTGGTTTGCCATTTgtatttcaaattttgaaatttaaCTGATATTGATTTAGCCTTACTTGGAATTGGAAACAATTTTGGGAACACAATAACAATATATACCAGTTATTGGACTTCTTCAAGGTTGCTTTCGTAATTCATATTGCAAAAATTCTAGTTGGaagggcacgtgttggtttctccCAGTTTTGTGCCTTATTACCCTCTGTTTACTGTAAAAACAACTTGGCTTAGTTGAGGAAGCATGCAGTTTTTTAGATACAGGCATCAGTAGATGATCGGCCAAAAGATTTAAATTAAATTGAACCTTCTAGCTGCTAGACTATTTTTCTTGGCCTGACAGAAAAATGGGTCTAGTGAATGACCTTGGTTACTACCTTCAAAATTATTGGTGAATTGAGTCTTGTTTGTTCTTGTGTGTGCACTAAACATTTTTCTAGTGGAATGATAATCTGATGAACGATATTCCAGGTGCTGGTTTGATTGCAGGGCAGATGGTGTACTATAGATCGTTGCATACATGTACTTTATACTTATTGAACAAAGGAGATGAACGGTTGAAAACAGAGCTATCTACTATGTGCGGTTTGTGAAGTCACGATACTTTACTTTTGCTGTGTCAGGTGTAGTAGCTAGCTAACTGATTGTTTCACTTGCAGAATACTTACTAAGCATAGTGATGAGAAATCATCGGTTGAAGCAGTACGGAGGCATTTTTATGCCGAGGAGCTCTACACTGATCAGCATAAACTAGAGTTCAGGTGGATCCCACGTAACATGTATATTGACGGCACCTATGTGGAAAGGCAGGAGACTGAAGCAAACAACTCGGCAGATAAGGCCAAAACAATATCTGCCGAGACGACGGTAAAAAACGTAAGTTATAACTAATCTTGAAGTTTATCAGAACTCAGAACACAAAGAGGCATCCTTGTTTTATGGAGGGAAATCTATGCATCTTTTTGCATGCAAAAGCTTATGCCTTTTTTGCATTATACTAACAGAAGTAAAATCACAGCATCATTTTATGTTTATGTTTGTAGACATCATTTGGGAATCTCATGGATGACCCACTGGCCTGTATACTGGGTTTTCCAGACAACAACATGGAGAATCAGGATGATAGTACCCCTAAGCGCACAACTACTATACTCAGGAGAAGGGACTCacgagctcggaggagaagacatcgacatcatcaccagcatgcaaCATTGTGAAGGTCCGATTGGATCACCTCTGTACTTGGACCAGAGATATTTGCTGGTCCAATATTACCACTTCCATTTGACAATTTCGCAAAACACAATTTGGATATATTCTATAAAGAGACCATGGGAGTAGGCTTTCTCGTGTTCTTTTCATTGCACTAACTCAGCGTGCTGCCTATTGTACTGTGAACCGTAGAATGTACTGTTCCATGCACTTTAGTGCCCAATCCGGATAGTCCATTGTAGAACCAATGGCTTGAAATCATCCAAGAGTTAGGCTACTGTAATCCGTAGAGAGGAAAGGAGAACAAATACAGAAGAACTGAACAAGACTGCGGTGACAGGCCACATTCAAACAGAGATCCACGCTTGATGAACAAAAGCAACTGGATTCAGGAACACTGGATGAACAAAAGGAGCTGGATTCAGGATGTATTCGTTCTTCCAACAACTGCAACTTAGTTGAATTTGCTAGAGAACAAGATGATGTGGTTGTCTTGTTCGAATATAATTGTACAAATCTCTTCCGGTCTGTGACTCGGATCTGAATCATATCCCTACCTATGTGAACAGTACATGTCTGATGCAAATGATTTCTACTGCACAGAAGATAGCTTGTCTCTGATAATAATTTAACATTCCAGACGCACAAAATCAACCATGGCACATCAGGCGAAACATCCATTCCATGATACAAGCTAAACGGAATCAGTAATAAAGCATGGAATAGCTCACGAAAATATCTGTCTGCCAGCGTAGTGCAACACATTCAGCAGAAATTGTGAGTCCTAACATTATCAGCAATAGGCCAAAGCTAAATAGATAAACCATACAGAAGTGCATTTGAGCAACACTCGTCTTTTGCATCAACTTTCTGAAGGTCGTCATGCAAATAAAACCAGGAAGTCTGACCAAAAAACACAAGCCAATGATCCAGAACGTTGCCTTCCACTGAAGGTAGAGACTGCAACAGAGGACTAACCATGTGTTTCCCTAGAATAAGCTGATCGCCAATGAACTCAAAAAAGGCCCCTGGTGGAGAACATCTTTCTAATCTTCAGTAAGCAGTAAGCACCAGCCCTTCTCCTTAAAAACTGCACCCGCCAAGAGCAACAGCACACGTGAACGGGTCCTTTGTGGAGAAATCAGATCCTGTTTTGAAGTTCAACAACCACTTGTCTTCACCTGCTGGAAGTGcactctccaagagtaacagcgaACAGTCTCGGCTGGCCCATTTTGTAGAAAACAGAGGTTTCACTTTGGAGTTCGCCTCCGTCACTGAAGCGAAACTTCCCTTGTTGAACACAATCACAAGCTTTGTCAGCATCCTTGCACTCTCCAGGAAGAACTTGAGGAAGGAGAGCTCGCCACGCTCCCCACGGAAGCCATAAAAGACCAACAGCTTAATGTGTGACTGCACACATTCGATAGCACCGACCTCCTGCCAGAACTTGTTGCTCAGCCTGCCAGTGGGCTGATAAGTCTCCTTGGACTGTAGATTGGTTAATCAGTAAGAAATTTCAGCTCATCTCAAACAAAAAGTAAAGAACTTTGTCTCTAGATGGAAGCATTAGCAAATATCGATTGATGATACTAGTGCCCAAAGATGGAAATTGGTGCCAAGTTAAGCAAGTGTGGTGTCACCTCAAGATGAAGTGTCTCGACATTGGGAAAGCATCTGAGGAAGCTGGGCAGCATCTTAGCATTGTTGCGGATGGAGAAGTACACTCTTAAGCCGAGGATCTTGACGCTTGGGACCGTGGTGTTCGGACTCGCCCTTGTCCGAGCCTGCAAAATGCACCCACTTTTGTGAGACAAGTTCATACATGTACATAAACATACAGTGTGGAATTGAAAAAAATATGACATCGCTTTATGCACCTTGATGATGGTGTTGCCGATCTCTAGCGTGTGCTGCTCCGGTTCCAAATAGCCAAGTATGCTTAGAGAGGGGGCATGCCCAATCTTGACCAACCTGGGCAAGTCATCTCGGACCGTCGATGACCAGATGATGAGCCTCTTGAGGTGTGGTGCATTCTTGACTGCGATGTTGAGATCAATGCCTTCGATGATCTGCACGCACCGGAGGCTGCGGCTGACGAGATCTAGGTGCTTGACAAGAACGTTCGCTTGGATGCATAGGATCTCCAGCACAGGGCTCCTGGAAAGGAGGAACTCCATGTCCTCCCGCCTCAGCATGGCCACGAAGCAGAGCCCcagctcgcggaggcgcgggaATGCCGTGGCGCCCCGGATGGCGGTCGTGTCAGGGAACTGGAAGACGCCAAGGTACAGGCGGGTGAGGGTTGCCATGCCGAACACGGTGGGCGGGAGGGGCGTGTCGAGCGGCCACGGGCGGTTGGCCAgcacgagctccccgacgccctTCACGGCGAGGAGATGGAGCCACCGCGCGAGCAGGTCCGGGTACTCCTCCAGGCCGCTGCAGACGAGGTGGACGCAGCGGAAGGGCCCCGGGTGAGCGTCCAGGATGTCGGAGACGGCGTACGCGACCCGCCGCGCGTCAGCGCGCGCGTCCGACTCGCTTCCGACGGTGAGGACTGAGGAGGTCGGAGTCGATGAGGACGAGAGGGGCGGAGCGCCAGACGCCGCGCCAGCGGCAGGAGAGCGCGGCCGTGCGCGCGCCGTCCTTGACGGGGAGGCGGGAGACGATGTCGCCGAGGATCTTGTCGGGGAGGTCGCTGATGCGGTCGACGCCGTCCGAAGGTGGGGGGAGAAGGGCGGCGTGGCTGGAGACGACGGGCGGAGAGGGGAGGACGGAGTGGACGCAGGAGAGCAGGGTGACGATGTGCGCATCTAGTCCCTCCGTGACTACGCCGCACTCCCGCTGCTGGGCCTCCGCCGCCGCGTCCATGGGGAAGGGCCGCACGCGGCTGTTCAGGGCCGCCGCCGCAAGGCTTCCCACGGGCGGCGCTCCGGCACACCGAGGTCCCTGGTGCGCGCGGTACATTGGGACTGgtgatcgccgccgccgccgccgccgctgccggagTAGCTGACGAGGGTTTCGGATTTTGGGGTTTTCCTTTGGCGAatataagagcatgtctaacgtaCCCCTTATTTTTCTACCCCTTAAAACACGAGTAGAGGGTCCTGTATTTACTTTTCGCTGGccgaaaactcgtccgagctagcagatCCCGTATCCTCACTCCGTAAAACAGAATCCTACGGAATATTCTGTTTtcagcggcggcgcgcgggtggcTATGGTGGCGGCGTGGGGAAAACGGTTGGGAATTCTGAAATATCCGCGCGCCCTAGTGAAATGGGATGAGGGGTTGGCCCTGTATTCAGCCTCCCGCCCCGTACAAGTAAGGGGCGAAGAGCCGCCTCGTAGCCAAAACTGTAAAAAATCGATGCGGGGGCTTgttttacggggtctgctagacggccgggtagtaCCCAACCCCTTATttcggcggttattatacgggtttggcccttttaatgggtctgttagacatgctctaaccaATGCATAACTCTCTAAACACTAAAATTGACACTACAAACATTTTGGTATATCAATCAATAGACCAAGAGAACAATGTCTTGATAGGTTGTGGTTcgaaaatataaacaatgaaagCTTGTTGTTTATTGACACTTGGAAATTCTAAAGTTGGTGAATTCAGCTTGCTGTGCATGGCCGCTAAAGATATTATCGCCCAGTTTGCTGATCTTATCATCTTCATTTATATTATGAGTTGTTTGTTCTTGAACATGTACTATGGCCAATTGAAGGGAATTCCTATAAATACTACTAGTTCTAAAAAGAATGGTCAATTGAACTTATTTTGTAGTCTACCGGTTCATCTACTATTTCTCCAAAGTCGAGCTAGTTTAGAGGAGGTAAATTAGCTACAGCCTAATTTCTTTTACCCCGTAATTTGTTTCATGGGGTGGACAATCTCAGTACATTTTAGTATTTCTCTTGTTTTTTTCATTACACCAACTTTACGCCACTATTGTACCGCGGACTGTAGAAGTACAACGTACTGTACGATGCAGTCCAGCGACTAATCTTGATAGCTCATTGTAGATTCAATGGGTAGAAATCATCCGTAGAGAGGAAGCAAAGGAGGGGAAAAAACATAGTAACTGAATAAGACATGCGGTGAGAAGGCCGCCTTTTAAACAGAGAATTGCAGGAATAAAAGGACCGCAATGGAATGGTACGGTGTGATTCAGTCTTCCTGTCCTGGGCATAGTTGAACTTATTTTCTATCTCTTATGAATGAAAAGCAGTGCTACTGCTTTCGTCAAAAGATTGGAGGAACACGAAAGTTGGATTTGGGATGCATTGTTCTAACAACCACAGCAAATTCGCGTAACAATGTACACAAACCGAATCAACTGATTTAGTGCACATAACAGCAGAATAACTCTCTCAAAAAACAGCAGAATGACTCGTAAGTACAACATGAGATAGCTTAGCTCTGATGATAATTTAACAATTCCAAACGAGCAAAATCAACCAGGATACATCAGAAGGAATACACGTTCCATGGAACAAACTAAAGGAAATTCGTAAAGCATGAAATAGCCCGCGAGTATATCTCTGTCTGCCAGCATCAAGCAACACATTCAGCAGAATTGTGAGTTCTGACATGATCAACGAGAGGCCAAAGCTCAATAAACAAACCGCAGGAAACTGCATTTGAGCAACAGTCTTTTGCACCAACATCTGAAAGGTCGTCTTGCGAGTAAAACGAGGAACTCTGACCAAAAAAAGGTTTACAATCGAAGGCAATCGCTTCCTGGGGT includes the following:
- the LOC127305822 gene encoding uncharacterized protein encodes the protein MATKLKDVFGQILGKRGEAVRELNVSMRAKGNMTQRQDTMLRACSIFTNMSYTVATSLVGFTTSFAAAQVHKIVGGQPVPRLLRLGVSAGAGLIAGQMVYYRSLHTCTLYLLNKGDERLKTELSTIILTKHSDEKSSVEAVRRHFYAEELYTDQHKLEFRWIPRNMYIDGTYVERQETEANNSADKAKTISAETTVKNTSFGNLMDDPLACILGFPDNNMENQDDSTPKRTTTILRRRDSRARRRRHRHHHQHATL